The genomic interval GTCGCCTACCAGGTACACGCGGTCGGCCTGGTAGCCCTTGAGGAACTGCGACAGGTGTTCGGCCTGGCAGTCGCGTGTCCCCAGGTGGACATCGGAGATCCACAGGGTACGCACGCGTTGCTTGCGCGAGGGACGGGAGAGTTCGGCATGGGTCATGGACAGGCTCCGGCGCAGTTTGCTGGAGACTGGCAGGCGCGCATGACAGCGCCGTGGCAAAACGGTTACCGGTGATCGCCTGCCGGGAATGAGGCACAATGCGGATCTGCCCTGCGAGGACGCCCCCATGACCGCCGGCCCGATACTCTCGCTGCGCCATTACCGCGACAGCCTGATCGCCCACAGCCACGAACACCCGCAACTGGTGTTCGGCCTGCGTGGCCGCCTGGAGTTCGAGGTACAGGGGCAAGGCGCCGGGATCGACCGGCAAGGGCTGGTCGTGGTCCCGGCAGGCGCGCATCACACCTGCGCCAGCGATGGCGGCAGCCACTGCCTGGTGCTTGATGTGCCTGGCGAGCAGTGGCTGCACGAGCAGCTGGGCGAGCATGCCGATGCCAGCCGCCGCCTGCTCGACCGCCCCGCCGCGCTGGGCCTGGACGACCGTCAGCAACAGTTGGTGGACTGGCTGGCGGCCAGCCCCATGGACGACCCGCTGATTGCCCGGCAAGGCGCAGCGCTGTTGCTGGCCAGCCTCAACTGCACGGCAGCAGCCAACGTGCGCCCCAGCCAGCGCCTACCCTATGCAGCCTTCGATGCCCATATCGAGCAGCATGCTGCCTACCCGTTGCAGGTCGCCGACCTGGCGCGCATCGCCGGGCTGTCCGGCGCCCGGCTGCATGCGCGGTTTACTGCCGAATGCGGCATGACACCGATGGACTACATTCGCCAGCGGCGCTTGCTCAAGGCGCGGCGGCTGGTGGTGC from Pseudomonas fortuita carries:
- a CDS encoding helix-turn-helix domain-containing protein encodes the protein MTAGPILSLRHYRDSLIAHSHEHPQLVFGLRGRLEFEVQGQGAGIDRQGLVVVPAGAHHTCASDGGSHCLVLDVPGEQWLHEQLGEHADASRRLLDRPAALGLDDRQQQLVDWLAASPMDDPLIARQGAALLLASLNCTAAANVRPSQRLPYAAFDAHIEQHAAYPLQVADLARIAGLSGARLHARFTAECGMTPMDYIRQRRLLKARRLVVQTVLPMSEIAAQVGYCSQSAFSAAMLRAFGCTPMALRREPGDN